In a genomic window of Pseudomonas mohnii:
- a CDS encoding MFS transporter codes for MRAGSWPSIILTLAFAVIIAACHGKTILLIADIAKAYSVSPSHASWVVSAVAIVAALASPIVNWAVARVGERRSIISGLLVAALSSYAASRSENFFVLLTLRVIEGAGYICVVLSALALLIHTTAGKRRTSALAFWSVASPLGGAIAIFAVSPYIGGAHEEWRIAFSGHAVVLLLLLLATPLLPSINLANRVERKPLSQVFRIYADPSVLRLALAVGAPLTVALGLITITPTYLINVLNVAPATIGVISTVGILSSVVAGLFAGFILNLRLIGPLSVVTSALIGVGLEVLVFIPGVSAEWAIGAKVIQGFFTSFVVAWVFTSIPKMTRNGDVMGAGGIAEQALYLSMFLGPVLLYPLFTLPSRLPFFATLIVANLLPLFLLPLGLKRNDDSGSFEPRQNSFSTEEVTHG; via the coding sequence ATGCGTGCAGGTAGCTGGCCCTCGATTATTCTCACCCTCGCATTCGCCGTGATCATTGCGGCGTGCCATGGCAAAACCATTCTGTTGATCGCCGACATTGCCAAGGCCTATTCGGTCAGTCCCTCTCACGCCAGTTGGGTGGTCTCGGCGGTGGCCATCGTCGCCGCCCTGGCCTCGCCCATTGTCAACTGGGCCGTGGCGCGGGTGGGCGAGCGGCGCTCGATTATCTCGGGGTTACTGGTCGCGGCGCTCTCCAGCTACGCCGCCAGCCGCAGCGAAAACTTCTTCGTATTGCTGACTCTTCGAGTGATCGAAGGCGCCGGCTACATCTGCGTGGTGCTGAGTGCGTTGGCCCTGTTGATCCACACCACGGCGGGCAAACGACGCACCAGTGCCCTGGCGTTCTGGTCGGTGGCTTCACCACTGGGTGGTGCCATCGCGATTTTCGCGGTGTCGCCCTATATCGGCGGTGCTCATGAAGAATGGCGCATAGCGTTCAGCGGACATGCGGTAGTGCTGTTACTGCTGTTGCTGGCCACCCCGCTACTGCCATCGATCAACCTCGCCAACCGCGTGGAGCGCAAACCGCTGTCACAGGTGTTCCGGATCTATGCCGACCCGTCGGTGCTGCGTCTGGCGCTCGCGGTCGGCGCACCGCTGACCGTGGCGCTGGGGCTGATTACCATTACGCCGACCTACCTGATTAACGTGTTGAATGTGGCACCTGCGACGATCGGGGTGATTTCCACTGTCGGAATTCTCTCGAGTGTGGTGGCTGGACTGTTCGCAGGCTTCATTCTCAACCTGCGCTTGATTGGCCCGTTAAGTGTGGTGACCAGCGCGTTGATCGGTGTCGGCCTGGAAGTCCTGGTGTTCATTCCGGGTGTAAGCGCCGAGTGGGCGATTGGGGCAAAAGTGATACAGGGCTTTTTCACCAGTTTCGTGGTGGCCTGGGTGTTTACCAGTATCCCGAAGATGACCCGTAATGGCGATGTGATGGGGGCCGGCGGCATCGCGGAACAGGCACTTTATCTGTCGATGTTTCTCGGCCCGGTGCTGCTCTACCCGCTGTTCACACTGCCCTCGCGCCTGCCGTTTTTTGCAACCTTGATCGTTGCCAACCTGCTGCCGTTATTTCTGCTGCCACTGGGCCTCAAGCGCAACGACGACAGCGGTTCGTTCGAGCCCCGGCAAAACAGCTTCAGCACAGAGGAAGTCACCCACGGCTGA
- a CDS encoding fumarylacetoacetate hydrolase family protein — protein MSRALHDVATGTLFGVALNYQGLLKQRLAEFEQPPYQKPPIKPVLFIKTPNTRNQHGADVVHPGNGERLQPGPALGVVIGKTASRVRPDEALDYVAGYTIVNEFSLPEDSYYRPAVKAKCRDGFCAIGPELVPTTQLADPHSLAIKLYVNGVIRQQNTTANFVRNIPLLIAEISEFMTLHEGDVLITGTPEDRVDVQPGDTVEVEISGLGRLANHIVAE, from the coding sequence ATGAGCCGTGCCTTGCATGACGTCGCGACCGGCACCCTTTTCGGTGTCGCGTTGAACTATCAGGGACTGCTGAAACAGCGCCTCGCCGAATTCGAACAGCCGCCTTATCAGAAGCCGCCAATCAAACCGGTGCTGTTCATCAAGACGCCCAACACGCGCAATCAGCACGGTGCCGATGTCGTGCATCCGGGAAATGGCGAGCGTCTGCAGCCTGGGCCGGCATTAGGGGTTGTGATCGGCAAGACAGCCAGCCGGGTCCGTCCAGACGAGGCACTCGATTACGTGGCCGGCTACACCATCGTCAATGAATTCAGCCTGCCGGAAGACAGCTACTACCGCCCGGCTGTCAAAGCAAAATGCCGTGATGGTTTCTGTGCCATCGGCCCCGAACTGGTCCCGACCACACAACTCGCCGACCCACACAGTCTGGCCATCAAGCTGTACGTCAATGGCGTGATTCGCCAGCAAAACACCACGGCCAACTTTGTCCGCAACATTCCTTTGCTGATCGCCGAAATCAGCGAGTTCATGACCCTGCACGAAGGCGATGTGCTGATCACCGGAACCCCGGAAGATCGCGTCGATGTGCAGCCGGGCGACACCGTCGAAGTCGAAATCAGCGGCCTGGGCCGCCTCGCCAACCACATCGTGGCCGAGTAA
- the hpaR gene encoding homoprotocatechuate degradation operon regulator HpaR yields the protein MANPRPSLTLTLLQAREAAMAFFRPALNKHDLTEQQWRIIRILRQQGELESHQLADQACILKPSMTGVLSRLERDGLVRRHKSSQDQRRVLVALTERGQQCFVSMSEGMESNYLKIEEQFGAEKMEQLVALLNDLKNIKP from the coding sequence ATGGCCAACCCCAGACCTTCTTTGACATTGACCTTATTGCAAGCGCGCGAAGCCGCAATGGCCTTCTTCCGGCCTGCACTCAACAAACATGACCTGACTGAACAACAGTGGCGGATCATTCGGATACTGCGCCAGCAGGGCGAACTTGAAAGCCACCAACTTGCCGATCAGGCCTGCATTCTGAAACCGAGCATGACGGGTGTTTTGAGTCGCCTGGAACGTGATGGCCTGGTGCGTCGACACAAGTCCAGCCAGGATCAGCGTCGGGTGCTTGTGGCGCTCACCGAGCGCGGCCAGCAATGCTTTGTCTCCATGAGCGAAGGCATGGAAAGCAACTACCTCAAGATTGAGGAGCAGTTTGGTGCGGAAAAAATGGAGCAGCTAGTGGCGTTGCTCAATGACCTGAAAAATATCAAGCCTTGA
- a CDS encoding GMC family oxidoreductase: MCIEHYDYIIVGGGSAGSVIANRLSARTDRRVLLIEAGADTPDSNTPAEILDGLQPWRPRLAGERYFWPDLTILRASEHPDIPREAQVYEQGRILGGGSSVNMMVANRGLPRDYDEWAQQGADGWNWQGVLPYFRKLERDLDFGLSDPEQHGHEGPLPIARVDSRYWGSFTRASAQALQALGLNNIVDQNGRFEDGYFAPTVAIEHDQRVSSARAYLTPQVRARSNLTLWTDTPARQLILSGNRVTGVQVLRDGKRLEVSGNEVILTAGALQSPAFLLRAGIGPADQLRDLGIAVVADRSGVGRNLWDHSSIGLTATLHDPLAPSDEPGAAHLLAARVSSGVAPGVPADLYLGIAPNAALGTASAVLWVNKPSSTGHLRLRSVDPMDYPAVEFNLLSDRRDLDRLREGLRVLARVFADPAVAAFSGPPRLSRFAQASTDGPLLSELLANDVALERYLRTHVGGVWHASGTCRIGRSDDPLAVVDHAGKVYGVQGLRVADASVMPSIPAANTNLPTLMIAEKIADAILADA; this comes from the coding sequence ATGTGCATTGAACATTACGACTACATCATCGTCGGAGGCGGCAGCGCCGGCAGTGTCATTGCCAACCGGCTGTCCGCACGCACCGACCGGCGCGTGTTATTGATCGAGGCCGGCGCCGACACACCCGACAGCAACACCCCGGCGGAAATCCTCGACGGCCTGCAACCCTGGCGCCCGCGTCTGGCGGGCGAGCGGTATTTCTGGCCGGACCTGACCATTTTGCGCGCCAGCGAACACCCGGACATCCCGCGAGAAGCCCAGGTGTATGAACAGGGGCGCATTCTCGGCGGCGGCTCGAGCGTCAACATGATGGTCGCCAACCGAGGCTTGCCTCGCGACTACGACGAGTGGGCGCAACAAGGCGCCGATGGCTGGAACTGGCAAGGGGTGCTGCCGTATTTTCGCAAGCTGGAGCGCGACCTCGACTTCGGCCTGAGCGACCCGGAGCAACACGGCCATGAGGGTCCGCTGCCGATTGCCCGCGTCGACTCACGATACTGGGGCAGTTTCACCCGCGCCTCCGCGCAAGCCTTGCAGGCCCTGGGCCTGAACAATATCGTCGATCAGAACGGGCGGTTCGAGGACGGTTACTTCGCCCCGACCGTAGCCATCGAACATGACCAACGGGTGTCGAGCGCTCGTGCTTACCTCACCCCCCAAGTGCGTGCCCGCAGCAACCTGACCCTGTGGACCGACACCCCGGCGCGACAACTGATCCTGAGCGGCAACCGGGTGACCGGGGTGCAAGTCCTGCGCGACGGCAAGCGGCTGGAGGTATCGGGCAACGAGGTAATCCTGACCGCCGGGGCGCTGCAATCACCGGCGTTTCTGTTGCGCGCCGGTATCGGCCCGGCGGACCAACTGCGCGATCTGGGCATTGCGGTCGTCGCCGACCGTTCAGGCGTTGGGCGCAACCTGTGGGACCACAGTTCGATCGGACTCACCGCTACCCTGCACGACCCGCTCGCACCGAGCGACGAGCCCGGTGCCGCCCACTTGCTCGCCGCACGTGTTTCGTCCGGTGTCGCCCCCGGCGTGCCGGCGGATTTATACCTGGGCATCGCGCCCAATGCCGCGCTCGGTACCGCGAGTGCGGTGCTATGGGTGAATAAACCGAGTTCCACGGGCCACCTGCGGTTACGCAGCGTCGACCCGATGGATTACCCGGCGGTGGAGTTCAACCTGCTGTCGGACCGGCGCGATCTGGATCGATTGCGCGAAGGGTTGCGTGTACTTGCCCGTGTGTTCGCCGACCCGGCGGTAGCCGCATTCAGTGGGCCGCCGCGCTTGAGCCGTTTCGCCCAGGCCTCGACCGATGGACCGCTGCTTTCCGAACTCCTGGCCAACGACGTGGCGCTTGAGCGCTACCTGCGCACCCACGTCGGTGGTGTCTGGCATGCCAGTGGCACCTGCCGTATCGGTCGATCCGATGACCCGCTGGCCGTGGTCGATCACGCCGGCAAAGTGTATGGCGTACAGGGCTTGCGGGTGGCCGACGCTTCGGTGATGCCGAGCATTCCAGCCGCCAACACCAACCTGCCGACCCTGATGATCGCCGAGAAAATCGCCGACGCCATTCTTGCCGACGCTTGA
- the hpaD gene encoding 3,4-dihydroxyphenylacetate 2,3-dioxygenase, giving the protein MGEVVLAAKICHVPSMYLSELPGKHHGCREAAIAGHKEIGRRARELGADTAVVFDVHWLVNSAYHVNCGEHFKGIYTSNELPHFIKNMEYEYPGCPELGELIAAEANAADVRTLAHNIPSLELEYGTLVPMRYMHMGVPQDQKFNVVSIAAWCAWHRLQDSFTFGAAVRRAIEKSDRKVLVLASGSLSHRFSDDRDAEANIHNWTREFDKQVDLHVVNLWRQGRWKEFCAMLPDYAEHCFGEGKMHDTAMLLGLLGGPNYDKPAEIITEPFGSSGTGQLNAIFPV; this is encoded by the coding sequence ATGGGCGAAGTCGTCCTGGCCGCGAAAATCTGCCACGTCCCCTCGATGTACTTGTCGGAGCTTCCCGGCAAACACCATGGCTGCCGTGAAGCGGCCATTGCCGGGCATAAGGAAATCGGTCGTCGCGCCCGTGAGCTGGGTGCCGATACTGCCGTGGTGTTCGATGTGCACTGGCTGGTCAACAGCGCTTACCACGTTAACTGTGGCGAGCATTTCAAAGGCATCTACACCAGCAACGAATTACCGCACTTCATTAAAAACATGGAGTACGAGTACCCGGGCTGTCCTGAATTGGGCGAGTTGATCGCCGCCGAGGCCAACGCCGCCGACGTGCGCACCCTGGCTCACAACATTCCCAGCCTTGAGCTGGAATACGGAACCCTGGTGCCGATGCGCTATATGCACATGGGAGTACCGCAAGACCAGAAATTCAATGTCGTTTCGATTGCCGCCTGGTGCGCCTGGCATCGCCTGCAAGACAGCTTCACCTTCGGCGCCGCCGTACGCCGTGCCATCGAGAAGAGTGACCGCAAGGTCCTCGTGCTGGCGTCCGGATCGCTGTCGCACCGCTTTTCCGATGATCGCGATGCCGAAGCCAACATTCATAACTGGACCCGTGAGTTCGACAAACAAGTCGACCTGCACGTCGTGAATCTCTGGCGCCAGGGTCGCTGGAAAGAGTTCTGCGCCATGCTCCCGGACTACGCCGAGCACTGTTTCGGCGAAGGCAAGATGCATGACACCGCCATGCTCCTCGGCTTGCTCGGCGGACCGAATTACGACAAGCCCGCCGAAATCATTACCGAACCCTTCGGTAGTTCAGGCACCGGTCAGCTCAACGCCATTTTCCCTGTTTGA
- a CDS encoding 5-carboxymethyl-2-hydroxymuconate isomerase, which produces MPHFIAEYTDNIEQQADLPGLFEKVHETLGNSGVFPLGGIRSRGVRLDTWRMADGKHDYAFVHMTLKVGHGRDLATRQKVAQTLFDVITRHFADLQAQRLLALSFEMIELHEQLNFKENNVHAFLKAQAR; this is translated from the coding sequence ATGCCCCACTTCATTGCTGAGTACACCGACAACATTGAACAGCAAGCCGACTTGCCCGGGCTGTTCGAAAAAGTCCACGAAACACTGGGTAACAGTGGCGTGTTCCCCCTGGGTGGAATCCGTAGCCGGGGCGTGCGCCTGGACACCTGGCGCATGGCCGACGGCAAGCATGACTACGCCTTCGTCCACATGACCTTGAAGGTCGGTCATGGCCGTGATCTGGCCACGCGCCAGAAAGTCGCGCAAACACTCTTCGACGTTATTACCCGGCACTTCGCCGACCTTCAGGCTCAGCGCCTGCTGGCCTTGTCATTCGAAATGATCGAACTGCACGAGCAACTCAACTTCAAGGAAAACAACGTCCACGCC
- a CDS encoding fumarylacetoacetate hydrolase family protein, whose translation MKHARIHFEGEVHLAHVEDNNAVRLADGRLLAEDQVQWLPPATGSMFALGLNYADHAAELAFKPPTEPLAFIKSPGTYTGHNQVTWRPDNVAYMHYECELVAVIGKPARNVKRENALEYLAGYTVCNDYAIRDYLENYYRPNLRVKNRDATTPVGPWIVDVADVPDPGNLKLRTWINGELRQEGSTRDMIFDIPYLIEYLSSFMTLQPGDMIATGTPEGLADVVPGDEVIVEVEGVGRLVNRIVSEAEFFSAQKEA comes from the coding sequence ATGAAACACGCCCGCATACACTTTGAAGGCGAAGTCCACCTCGCCCATGTCGAAGACAATAACGCCGTACGCCTGGCTGACGGTCGCCTGCTGGCCGAAGATCAGGTGCAATGGCTGCCACCGGCGACCGGTAGCATGTTTGCCCTGGGTTTGAACTATGCCGACCACGCCGCAGAACTCGCATTCAAGCCGCCGACCGAACCGCTGGCATTCATCAAATCCCCGGGGACTTACACCGGCCACAACCAGGTGACATGGCGCCCCGACAACGTCGCGTACATGCACTACGAGTGTGAGCTCGTTGCCGTCATCGGCAAGCCGGCACGCAACGTCAAGCGTGAAAATGCCCTGGAGTACCTGGCCGGGTACACCGTGTGCAACGACTACGCGATCCGCGACTACCTGGAAAATTACTACCGGCCCAACTTGCGGGTGAAGAATCGCGACGCCACGACCCCCGTCGGTCCTTGGATCGTCGATGTAGCCGACGTGCCGGACCCGGGCAACCTGAAGCTGCGCACCTGGATCAACGGTGAACTGCGTCAGGAAGGCAGCACCAGGGACATGATTTTCGACATCCCCTACCTGATCGAATACCTGTCCAGCTTCATGACCCTGCAGCCGGGCGACATGATCGCCACGGGCACGCCTGAAGGTCTGGCCGATGTGGTGCCGGGCGATGAAGTCATCGTGGAAGTTGAAGGTGTCGGTCGCCTGGTCAATCGGATTGTCAGCGAAGCGGAATTCTTCTCCGCGCAGAAAGAGGCTTGA
- a CDS encoding aldehyde dehydrogenase family protein — MTHYALLIDGQLQTAEHLDEVLDPATEQVVGYAARASEAQVDAAVEAAQRAFAAWAADPQARRHALALAAAILRENSQQIAELISLEQGRPVRFTLGEVAGAAATFDHYASFETPPAEVLRDDEQRLVRIERRPLGVVAAITPWNVPIILLVLKLAPALHAGNTLVAKPSEHTPLSTLLLGHLLKDVFPAGVLNIVAGDGAIGERLSRHPQVRHITFTGSVATGKNLYAGAADDLKRLTLELGGNDAALVLADADIPAIAESLFWGAFWNSGQVCFAIKRLYVHQSLFEPLVAALVARAEKTRLGSGLDPDTELGPLTNRQQLERVKALVADARAHGAVVHTGGTQPDGPGYFFAPTIVSGIAAGVALVDEEQFGPVLPVIAFDDVEDAIRQANASPFGLGASVWTRDVARGEAIARRLDAGLAWVNQHLDVHPGAPKGGYKWSGLGYEGGLRGYDAFSDLQVINIARR, encoded by the coding sequence ATGACCCACTATGCCTTGTTGATCGATGGGCAATTGCAAACCGCTGAACACCTGGATGAGGTGCTCGATCCTGCCACCGAACAGGTCGTCGGCTACGCCGCGCGTGCCAGCGAAGCTCAGGTCGATGCAGCAGTTGAAGCGGCGCAACGTGCGTTTGCCGCCTGGGCTGCCGACCCGCAGGCGCGACGCCATGCACTGGCCCTGGCCGCGGCAATACTGCGGGAAAACAGTCAACAGATCGCTGAACTGATCAGCCTCGAGCAAGGACGGCCCGTGCGCTTCACCCTTGGCGAAGTGGCTGGCGCAGCGGCTACGTTCGATCACTACGCCAGCTTTGAGACACCACCCGCCGAAGTACTGCGCGATGATGAACAGCGCCTGGTGCGTATTGAACGACGCCCCTTGGGTGTCGTCGCAGCCATCACCCCCTGGAACGTGCCGATCATCCTGCTCGTGCTCAAACTCGCTCCGGCGCTGCACGCCGGCAACACCCTGGTGGCCAAACCGTCGGAGCACACGCCGTTATCCACATTGTTGCTGGGGCATTTGTTGAAGGATGTATTCCCGGCCGGCGTACTGAACATTGTGGCCGGTGACGGCGCAATCGGTGAGCGGTTGAGCCGTCATCCGCAGGTTCGGCATATCACCTTCACCGGCAGTGTTGCCACGGGCAAGAACCTGTATGCAGGCGCCGCCGACGATCTGAAGCGCCTGACCCTGGAGCTGGGCGGAAATGACGCGGCACTGGTGCTGGCAGACGCCGATATCCCTGCTATCGCCGAGTCGCTGTTCTGGGGCGCGTTCTGGAACAGCGGCCAGGTGTGCTTTGCGATCAAGCGGTTGTACGTGCACCAGAGCCTGTTCGAACCGCTGGTTGCCGCGCTGGTGGCACGCGCCGAAAAAACCCGCCTGGGCAGCGGCCTGGACCCCGACACCGAATTGGGTCCGCTGACCAATCGCCAGCAACTGGAACGGGTCAAGGCTCTGGTGGCCGACGCCCGCGCCCACGGTGCTGTGGTTCATACCGGCGGCACACAGCCTGATGGCCCCGGCTACTTCTTCGCTCCGACCATCGTCAGCGGCATAGCCGCCGGTGTCGCGCTCGTCGATGAAGAGCAGTTTGGCCCGGTGCTGCCGGTGATTGCCTTCGACGATGTCGAGGATGCGATCCGCCAGGCCAATGCCAGCCCCTTCGGCCTCGGCGCCTCGGTCTGGACCCGGGACGTTGCCCGGGGCGAAGCCATTGCGCGACGCCTCGACGCCGGTCTGGCATGGGTCAACCAACATCTGGACGTGCACCCCGGCGCACCGAAGGGCGGCTACAAATGGAGCGGCCTGGGCTACGAAGGCGGCCTACGCGGCTATGACGCCTTCAGCGACCTTCAAGTCATTAACATTGCCCGGCGCTGA
- a CDS encoding MFS transporter: MNDFQAPASSRWPYSIRALRHRNFRLYFIGHAISTLGTWVQMVALSWLVYRLTGSAALLGITTCASLLPQLLVGPIAGAWIDRHDKRRLLLFTQTLLGIQALLLALLTYSGHIGANLIVIMSLALGVLNAVDTPLRQSLLSRFVDKVEDLPNALALNATLFTCSRFVGPPLAGLLIGMVDEAGCFALNALSYAALIFGLLAVRMSAGVRANGTMGNIFREGLAYALQTPSVRGLILGVLVVNVSASSYAVLLPVFARDIFSGDARTLGWLWGAAGFGSLLSTLLLAGRQSAEQLQRLIILTAAFSAIALLVFAASTHLALSLVAMAVLGFGVTINNVGTNILLQGQAPEVLRGRVVSIYTSTRFGFDAIGGLIAGQLAARFGGPWAMQIAGTFLLIYCAWQLISQRITARQSAQANDRATR; encoded by the coding sequence GTGAATGACTTCCAAGCACCTGCGTCGTCTCGTTGGCCGTACTCCATTCGGGCGCTGCGCCATCGCAACTTTCGCCTTTACTTCATTGGCCATGCGATTTCCACGCTGGGCACCTGGGTACAGATGGTGGCGCTGTCCTGGCTTGTCTACCGTCTTACAGGCTCCGCAGCCCTTCTGGGTATCACGACCTGCGCCAGTTTGTTGCCGCAGTTGCTGGTCGGCCCGATCGCCGGTGCATGGATTGATCGACATGATAAACGTCGACTGCTGTTGTTCACTCAGACGCTACTGGGTATCCAGGCACTGCTATTGGCACTGCTGACCTACAGCGGCCATATTGGCGCCAACCTGATTGTCATCATGTCATTGGCACTGGGTGTGCTGAACGCCGTGGACACGCCGCTGCGCCAATCGCTGCTGAGCCGGTTTGTCGACAAGGTCGAAGACCTGCCGAATGCCCTGGCGTTGAATGCCACCCTATTCACTTGTTCTCGTTTTGTCGGTCCGCCGCTGGCCGGGTTACTGATCGGTATGGTCGACGAGGCGGGTTGTTTTGCATTGAATGCACTGTCTTACGCTGCACTCATCTTCGGCCTGCTGGCCGTTCGCATGAGCGCAGGCGTGCGTGCCAACGGCACCATGGGCAACATCTTTCGCGAAGGCCTGGCCTATGCCCTTCAAACACCGTCGGTGCGCGGCCTGATCCTGGGCGTATTGGTCGTAAACGTTAGCGCTTCCAGCTACGCCGTATTATTGCCGGTGTTCGCTCGCGATATCTTTTCCGGTGATGCCAGAACGCTGGGCTGGCTTTGGGGGGCCGCGGGATTTGGCTCACTGCTTTCGACGCTGCTGCTCGCCGGTCGCCAATCCGCCGAGCAACTGCAGCGTTTGATTATCCTCACAGCCGCATTCAGCGCTATCGCCTTGTTGGTGTTTGCGGCCAGCACCCACCTGGCGTTGTCGTTGGTTGCAATGGCCGTATTGGGTTTCGGCGTAACGATCAACAATGTCGGCACCAACATCCTGCTGCAAGGCCAGGCGCCGGAAGTGTTGCGTGGTCGGGTGGTGTCGATCTACACCTCGACACGCTTTGGCTTCGACGCGATTGGAGGCCTGATCGCCGGCCAGTTGGCCGCAAGGTTTGGTGGCCCCTGGGCAATGCAAATAGCCGGGACCTTCCTGTTGATTTACTGTGCGTGGCAATTGATTTCGCAGCGCATAACCGCTCGGCAGAGCGCTCAGGCAAATGACAGGGCGACACGCTGA
- a CDS encoding heme-binding protein, which produces MPKRQGHSMNELVRQQSTITLRLAMQALQSALDRAEEEQVRISIVVVDAGGQPIHSAHMDMAPRQSRDIALNKALTAAGFGISTKAWQERLEKCSEGVRQGLPLQRNMAMFGGGEPFLHDGQVIGAIGVSGASETIDECCARAAVEQVRALLISS; this is translated from the coding sequence ATGCCCAAGAGACAAGGCCACAGCATGAACGAACTTGTACGACAGCAATCCACCATCACCCTGAGACTGGCCATGCAGGCGCTGCAATCGGCTTTGGACAGGGCCGAAGAAGAGCAAGTACGCATCAGCATCGTGGTCGTCGATGCTGGCGGGCAACCGATTCACAGCGCGCATATGGACATGGCGCCCAGGCAATCGCGGGATATCGCGCTGAACAAAGCGCTAACTGCCGCAGGGTTTGGCATTTCCACCAAGGCTTGGCAGGAGCGTCTGGAAAAATGCTCGGAAGGCGTCCGTCAGGGGTTACCGCTGCAGCGCAACATGGCGATGTTCGGTGGGGGAGAGCCCTTTTTGCATGATGGACAGGTGATTGGTGCCATTGGTGTTTCCGGCGCCTCCGAAACCATCGATGAGTGTTGTGCCCGCGCCGCCGTTGAACAGGTCCGAGCGCTGCTGATTTCATCCTGA
- the hpaE gene encoding 5-carboxymethyl-2-hydroxymuconate semialdehyde dehydrogenase, translating into MIKHWINGREVESKDVFVNYNPATGEAIGEVASGGADEVAQAVAAAKEAFPKWANTPAKERARLMRKLGELIEQNVPHLAELETLDTGLPIHQTKNVLIPRASHNFDFFAEVCTRMDGHSYPVDDQMLNYTLYQPVGVCGLVSPWNVPFMTATWKTAPCLALGNTAVLKMSELSPLTANELGRLAVEAGIPKGVLNVIQGYGATAGDALVRHPDVRAISFTGGTATGKKIMQTAGLKKYSMELGGKSPVLIFEDADLERALDAALFTIFSLNGERCTAGSRIFIQESVYQQFVAEFAARAKRLIVGDPQDPKTQVGSMITQAHYDKVTGYIKIGIEEGATLLAGGLERPANLPAHLSKGQFIQPTVFADVNNKMRIAQEEIFGPVVCLIPFKDEAEALQLANDTEYGLASYIWTQDIGKAHRLAYGIEAGMVFINSQNVRDLRQPFGGVKGSGTGREGGQYSFEVFAEIKNICISMGSHHIPRWGL; encoded by the coding sequence ATGATCAAACACTGGATCAACGGCCGCGAGGTCGAAAGCAAAGATGTGTTCGTCAATTACAACCCGGCCACCGGTGAAGCGATTGGTGAGGTCGCCAGCGGCGGTGCCGATGAAGTGGCTCAGGCGGTGGCCGCAGCCAAGGAAGCGTTTCCAAAGTGGGCTAACACGCCAGCCAAGGAACGTGCCCGGCTGATGCGTAAGCTTGGCGAACTGATCGAGCAAAATGTGCCGCACCTGGCCGAACTGGAAACCCTCGATACCGGCCTGCCAATTCACCAGACCAAAAATGTATTGATTCCACGCGCTTCGCATAACTTCGACTTTTTTGCCGAAGTCTGCACGCGCATGGACGGGCACAGCTACCCGGTCGATGACCAGATGCTCAACTACACCCTCTATCAACCGGTAGGTGTTTGCGGCCTGGTATCGCCCTGGAACGTCCCGTTCATGACGGCCACCTGGAAGACCGCGCCGTGCCTGGCGCTGGGCAATACCGCCGTTCTGAAAATGTCCGAGCTGTCGCCGCTGACCGCAAACGAACTGGGTCGCCTGGCCGTCGAAGCGGGCATTCCCAAGGGTGTACTGAACGTTATTCAGGGCTATGGCGCGACGGCAGGAGATGCCCTGGTGCGGCACCCGGACGTTCGCGCAATTTCCTTCACCGGCGGCACCGCCACCGGCAAGAAAATCATGCAGACCGCAGGCCTGAAAAAGTACTCCATGGAGCTGGGCGGCAAGTCGCCGGTGCTGATATTCGAAGATGCGGACCTTGAGCGAGCCCTGGACGCGGCGCTGTTCACCATCTTCTCGCTCAACGGCGAACGTTGCACCGCCGGCAGCCGGATTTTTATCCAGGAAAGCGTTTACCAGCAGTTCGTGGCCGAGTTTGCCGCTCGCGCCAAACGCTTGATCGTCGGCGACCCCCAAGACCCGAAAACCCAGGTCGGCTCGATGATCACCCAAGCCCACTACGACAAGGTCACCGGCTACATCAAGATCGGTATCGAAGAAGGTGCCACCCTCCTCGCTGGCGGCCTTGAGCGTCCGGCGAATCTGCCTGCGCACCTGAGCAAAGGCCAGTTTATCCAGCCGACTGTGTTCGCCGACGTCAACAACAAGATGCGCATTGCCCAGGAAGAGATCTTTGGCCCGGTGGTGTGCCTGATCCCGTTCAAGGATGAAGCCGAAGCCCTGCAACTGGCCAACGACACAGAGTATGGCCTGGCGTCCTACATCTGGACCCAGGACATCGGCAAGGCGCACCGCCTGGCCTATGGCATCGAAGCGGGCATGGTGTTCATCAACAGCCAGAACGTGCGCGATCTGCGCCAGCCGTTCGGTGGTGTGAAAGGCTCCGGCACGGGCCGTGAAGGCGGCCAGTACAGCTTTGAAGTGTTCGCCGAGATCAAGAACATCTGCATCTCGATGGGCAGCCATCACATTCCCCGGTGGGGACTGTAA